From the Triticum urartu cultivar G1812 chromosome 4, Tu2.1, whole genome shotgun sequence genome, the window TTCACTATTCTAATTTGTAGGTACTATTGCTTTCAGTCTGAAATTTATCTTGCAAAAATGGACATGGTTATACTCCCTCCGTCgcataatataagatgtttttgcaagctatattagcttgcaaaaacgtcctatattatgggacggaggaagTAGAAGTCAAGAGACATTAAGCAGCAACACAGGGGCTGTATTCATATTTGGAGGGCAGGGGCAGAACCGAACAATACAAGACTAATAGCCATACTGCCTCATACATTTCAGCTTctaatatttattttatttatgcACAAACACTTAACAGTGTACAAGATCTGTATTTTATTATTCTATACTGCAACACAGGAGTGCTGAAGAAATTGTTTGAACCTGGTATGAATGGCTCAAGAGATAACAATCCCGGAGATTATTTGGTAAGTTACAGACTTGAGCTTGCTTTGTTTTCTATCAAAAGCTTCGCGGTGTTTCCATTCCCTAGTGTTTATGTTTTTGATAGTTTGTATGAACCATTGGTTATGGCCATATGTAGGATGTCAGTGCAAATATCAAAGCCTTAGACTGTTGTCAGAAACAGATGACGATAGAGTGTATTTCTGGTTCTGATGGCAAAGAGGGCATTGCTAAAGCAGCCAACTTACTTTGCTCCACTTATTTAAACGGTGATAGCCATACTCAAGAGGATGTCAAAAGTGAAGTGAATGTAAAAAATGAGCCAGTATTTACAGAAACTGACATGGCCAGTGCACTGAAATCCATAGGTACGCTTAAATAAGTCCCCTTTTTTATGCATGATATATTTTATATACTACTGGATCATGTTCTAGTTGTTTTATAATTTATTTCATTGCAACTCCAGTTGAGTACTTAAGTGCCTGCCTTGTACGTTAGGTTGTGCTGGACCAGAACCTGATCTTCTACTTGTGTATGGTCCTGCCAGATGCCATTTAGGCTTTCCTACATGGAGATTGCGGTATACTGAGATTATGTAAGTTTCCTCATCTGGTAGTAATATAGTATTCCTAGTTCTAGGTGTCACGTTGGACCTGTCATACTGAACTTAGATCACATGCTATCATTCTTTGATACACAAATAACTCTTGTCCATACCTACTTATATTAACATATGGTAGAAAAATACTGTTGATTGGAGTTTTATTCTACTCAAATTTTGCTGCTTTGGAAGAAAATTATTTCTCATATTTTCCTCTAAATGCATTCAGTCCATTTATTGCCTAACTTTTCCTTCATTAACATTGTAAATCTCTTTTGCGCAATTAATGCAAAGTTGAACTTAGCATACCATCCCCATAAAGTACTAAGCAAATGTTACCATATTATACTAGAGTTTCAGAATTTGTTATATGCTTTTATAAAATTATACATGTTCTTGCTGGCTAATTAGAGTGCATCCAATGTAATTTTTGTTAGATATATGAGAATGTTAATGTCCAATTTGTCACCCGTCTTTGACCCTCCTGCATCCAATCGTCAGTCGCCTCCCACGTTAGTGTTTATGTGCAGTTTTCCGTGGCAACGCGTGGGCATTTAGCTAGTTGATATAATTGTCATGCTTAGTTGGCTGCCCCTGAAAGTATAGGTGATATTATTTTAGATTCTGAATACCACTTTAGATTCTGAATGTTACAAGTAGAGAAGAGAAAACCATGCTTCAGTCATGTTATAAGATCATTCCAACTGGAGTGTGAGTGAGTAAATTTATATCACTATCTATTTCCACCATTGAAAACTCTCCATTATTTCCTTTCCAGGCATATGGGACCTCTGAAATCAATGAAATACGGTGCCATTGTGAAAGCCTTCCATAACTACTCAAAGAAACACCAAAACTATGGTACGTTTTGATTTTGACCAGGAATTGTGCCGTGCAACATATTGTTATTACCTTTAGCAGTTACACAGATGAACATTTTAACTTGTGACAGTACCCTGATCTTATGGGAAAAAGATGTTTGCAAAAGAATTCATGCTGTAATATTTAGAATGTCCTCTGTTTCATCGCTATAGGAACTGCACTAAATTTTTAGGGCATAGCAACCTTTTATATTATATCTGGTTTGTAATAATTTTCTTACAGAATAAGCAACCCCAACGATGTTTTCGCTTTCAACAGTACTGATACTTGCTTTTATTCATCCGGGGAAAAGACCCTATATTCATCAATGATAGCCCTGAACGCACTAACGTGTCTTGATGCTTGTTAAAAACAAAACAGTTTTTACTCATTTCGCCATCTAAC encodes:
- the LOC125552606 gene encoding dehydrodolichyl diphosphate synthase complex subunit NUS1-like — its product is MSSSSRNSSSHKPLEAFVANETPIIVNKPPPHVFKLMSLPSMIIKLTLGLLWCIIHLAISLLSLCSHLIFNLECCLISSGLLWKYRNLQLGKLKYLAIVVDSREAKNTVKINQLLYWLKTLGVKYVCLYDIDGVLKKLFEPGMNGSRDNNPGDYLDVSANIKALDCCQKQMTIECISGSDGKEGIAKAANLLCSTYLNGDSHTQEDVKSEVNVKNEPVFTETDMASALKSIGCAGPEPDLLLVYGPARCHLGFPTWRLRYTEIMHMGPLKSMKYGAIVKAFHNYSKKHQNYGK